Proteins encoded together in one Sinorhizobium sp. B11 window:
- a CDS encoding DeoR/GlpR family DNA-binding transcription regulator codes for MLAEQRRHQIMLELQRTGQARTTQLAENFGVSEVTIRSDLEILDAKKQLIKTHGGAIALPASSPAAAFEERMNRNFDAKRRIAQMAARQIIDNQSVVFDSGSTLLQVAMQMPPVNNVVVATTAMNIAQHLMYRPGLDVHMIGGRVFPSTVSTIVSDSDKAVGGLVAHQAFLSAHAIDHAFDVVDVSEDIARTKRNLVRMARRVILVADSSKWDIGASSKAFSLSRVDLIITDTGMPHGIRSRLDKLGVEVRYV; via the coding sequence ATGCTTGCGGAACAACGGCGTCATCAGATCATGCTGGAACTTCAGCGGACCGGCCAAGCACGCACGACGCAGCTGGCGGAAAACTTCGGTGTCTCCGAGGTGACCATCAGATCCGACCTGGAAATTCTGGACGCCAAGAAGCAGCTCATCAAAACGCATGGCGGCGCGATCGCATTGCCGGCCAGTTCGCCCGCAGCGGCCTTCGAAGAACGGATGAACCGCAATTTCGACGCCAAACGACGCATCGCGCAGATGGCGGCACGTCAAATAATCGACAACCAGTCCGTTGTGTTCGACAGCGGCTCGACACTGCTGCAGGTTGCCATGCAAATGCCCCCGGTCAATAACGTTGTCGTGGCCACAACCGCGATGAATATCGCGCAGCATCTGATGTATCGGCCGGGGCTGGACGTACATATGATAGGCGGCCGTGTCTTTCCAAGTACCGTCAGCACGATCGTCTCGGATTCCGACAAGGCCGTGGGCGGTCTTGTCGCCCACCAGGCGTTCCTCAGTGCTCATGCCATCGATCACGCATTCGATGTCGTCGATGTCTCGGAAGACATTGCACGCACCAAACGCAATCTGGTCCGCATGGCGAGGCGCGTCATCCTCGTGGCGGATTCCAGCAAGTGGGATATTGGCGCCTCGTCCAAGGCATTTTCGCTTTCACGTGTCGATCTGATCATCACCGACACCGGCATGCCGCACGGGATTCGCAGCCGATTAGACAAGCTGGGGGTCGAAGTGCGCTATGTGTAG
- a CDS encoding LacI family transcriptional regulator, which translates to MDKMTIKTMDDFARSCGVSRPTLSRYFDDPSSVKPVTRKRIEDALSASDYRPNLYARNLNRKRTRNVGILVPVITDPFYAEMVNRLELLVRGEGYWPIVISSHGLPDLEAEAVNTLLSLKAAGAIIAPLGLSSEPGIFEKLRESIPIVYFDTFIEGDTPFIGNNNAQSVATIVDYLCRSGEPPAYFDIPHVNHNSGERLASYVATMEALGFEPVVFGATESYGWDFERMGYEQTDAMIAAGTLPGRTILCANDRLAFGAMAAAHSRGLRIGRRGDSDLRIAAHDDHPLSRYTCPPLTTMAQDFTAMARSSVDTLLSMLDEGNDTKQVVARKIILDGTLVMRQSA; encoded by the coding sequence ATGGACAAGATGACGATCAAAACTATGGACGATTTCGCCCGGTCCTGTGGCGTTTCTCGTCCAACGCTTTCGAGGTATTTCGATGACCCGAGCAGCGTAAAGCCGGTGACACGCAAACGCATCGAGGATGCGCTCTCGGCATCGGACTACCGTCCTAATCTCTATGCGCGCAATCTCAATCGCAAGAGGACACGCAACGTTGGCATTCTCGTGCCTGTCATCACAGATCCATTCTATGCCGAAATGGTCAACCGTCTGGAATTGCTCGTCCGGGGTGAAGGTTACTGGCCAATCGTCATCTCGTCCCACGGCTTGCCGGATCTTGAAGCCGAGGCCGTCAACACGCTTCTGTCCTTGAAGGCTGCCGGCGCGATCATCGCGCCTCTGGGTCTTTCTTCCGAGCCCGGCATCTTCGAAAAACTCCGGGAGAGCATTCCCATTGTCTACTTCGATACGTTCATCGAGGGCGACACGCCCTTCATTGGCAACAACAATGCCCAAAGCGTTGCGACAATTGTCGACTATCTCTGCCGGTCCGGCGAGCCGCCCGCATATTTCGACATTCCGCATGTCAATCACAATTCCGGGGAGCGGCTGGCAAGCTATGTCGCCACGATGGAAGCGCTCGGTTTCGAACCGGTCGTGTTTGGCGCCACCGAGAGCTACGGCTGGGATTTCGAACGTATGGGGTATGAGCAGACCGACGCAATGATCGCGGCTGGAACGCTTCCGGGCAGGACGATCCTCTGCGCGAACGATCGCCTCGCCTTCGGCGCGATGGCTGCCGCCCACTCGCGCGGCCTCCGCATCGGCCGCAGGGGCGATAGCGATCTTCGCATCGCCGCCCATGACGATCACCCTCTCAGCCGTTATACCTGCCCGCCATTGACGACGATGGCGCAAGATTTCACCGCCATGGCACGCAGCAGTGTCGACACACTGCTTTCGATGCTGGACGAAGGCAACGACACCAAGCAGGTCGTTGCACGAAAAATCATCCTCGATGGTACATTGGTGATGCGTCAGTCGGCGTGA
- a CDS encoding alpha/beta hydrolase: MKDRLDSGAAHVLALGRAANQPPFEHGTVSEARAAYDAGCPTLQGDREPVAAIEDRTIAGTGGPIPLRIYRGVGAPNADAPALLYLHGGGWVVGTLESHDEICRWFANVGACIVFCPDYRLAPEHKFPAGLEDCVSALAYVVEQASALGIDPDRIAVAGDSAGGNLAAVLSLLARDGVAQKISAQLLLYPNTDAGQRTDSFVRFSEGYGLTASTMRWFRDHYVRDAADIGDWRVSPLRVGNVVGLPPAFVAIAGQDILADEGEAYTRRLAEAGVPVVLRRWQDQIHGFVSMGRHIPAARRAVEEAVAGWRSLVDHAD, translated from the coding sequence ATGAAAGATCGATTGGATTCCGGCGCCGCGCATGTCCTGGCGCTCGGTCGCGCAGCAAACCAGCCGCCCTTTGAGCACGGGACAGTAAGTGAGGCGCGCGCTGCCTATGACGCGGGGTGCCCGACATTGCAGGGCGATCGCGAGCCTGTCGCGGCCATCGAGGACAGAACGATTGCCGGGACGGGCGGCCCGATCCCGCTCAGGATCTACCGAGGCGTCGGCGCTCCGAACGCGGATGCGCCGGCACTTCTCTACCTTCACGGTGGTGGCTGGGTCGTCGGCACGCTTGAATCCCACGACGAGATCTGCCGGTGGTTTGCGAATGTCGGCGCCTGCATCGTATTTTGTCCGGATTATCGGCTGGCGCCCGAGCACAAGTTCCCGGCGGGTTTGGAAGATTGCGTATCGGCGCTTGCCTATGTGGTGGAGCAGGCAAGCGCGCTTGGTATCGATCCAGATCGGATCGCGGTTGCGGGCGATAGTGCCGGCGGCAATCTGGCCGCCGTCCTGTCACTTCTCGCGCGCGATGGCGTTGCGCAGAAAATCTCGGCGCAACTTCTGCTCTATCCCAACACCGATGCCGGGCAGAGGACCGATAGCTTTGTCAGGTTTTCAGAAGGATACGGTTTGACTGCCTCGACGATGCGCTGGTTCCGCGATCATTATGTCCGCGACGCGGCTGATATCGGTGATTGGCGCGTCTCGCCGCTGCGGGTCGGAAATGTCGTGGGCTTGCCACCGGCCTTCGTCGCGATTGCGGGCCAGGATATCCTCGCAGACGAAGGCGAGGCCTATACCCGCCGGCTTGCCGAGGCGGGCGTTCCTGTAGTCCTGCGGCGTTGGCAGGACCAGATCCACGGCTTCGTTTCCATGGGGCGGCACATTCCGGCGGCGCGGCGGGCGGTGGAAGAAGCGGTTGCCGGATGGCGCAGCCTCGTCGATCACGCCGACTGA
- a CDS encoding Gfo/Idh/MocA family oxidoreductase — protein sequence MRAYPGTRLGIGVIGCGNISMTYLRNAALFAGVELRACADISSDISALRAREYGIRAMEVDALLADPEIDLVLNLTIPAVHFDVTMSALSAGKHVFTEKPLATSAAEGRKLVAEAAGRGLLLGSAPDTFLGAAGRRARGLMDAGAIGRPVSGTAFMFGRGMEHWHPNPQFYYQPGGGPMFDMGPYYLTMLVNLLGPVKSVMAMATKGQEERLITADGPFRNTTFKVGTPTNVLSLLEFQSGATVNFGASWDVFRHSNHPIELHGTEGSLRLPDPDTFGGTVSLSERGAEWKNFESENELYGAPNWPYSAPDRANYRMLGVADLVRALGEGRAPRASGDLALHVLEIMEAALASSEARSAVVIAGTLAQPPLLGDDEARSLLA from the coding sequence ATGAGAGCATATCCGGGGACCAGGCTGGGCATCGGCGTTATTGGCTGCGGCAATATCTCGATGACTTACCTGCGTAACGCTGCCCTGTTTGCAGGGGTCGAATTGAGGGCCTGTGCCGACATCTCATCCGACATCTCGGCGCTGAGGGCGAGGGAATATGGCATCCGGGCGATGGAGGTCGATGCGCTCCTGGCCGACCCCGAAATCGACCTTGTCCTCAACCTCACCATCCCGGCCGTCCATTTCGACGTGACGATGTCGGCGCTTTCCGCGGGCAAGCACGTCTTCACTGAAAAGCCGCTCGCGACGTCGGCCGCCGAGGGCCGCAAGCTCGTGGCCGAAGCCGCAGGTCGCGGTCTTCTGTTGGGTTCGGCTCCTGATACATTCCTCGGCGCCGCCGGCCGGCGTGCGCGAGGCCTGATGGATGCAGGTGCGATCGGCCGCCCGGTCAGCGGCACCGCCTTCATGTTCGGCCGCGGCATGGAACATTGGCATCCCAATCCGCAATTCTATTATCAACCCGGTGGCGGCCCGATGTTCGACATGGGTCCCTATTATCTGACGATGCTGGTCAATCTGCTTGGCCCGGTGAAAAGCGTCATGGCGATGGCGACGAAAGGCCAGGAAGAACGGTTGATAACGGCCGACGGCCCCTTCAGGAACACGACGTTCAAAGTGGGCACGCCGACCAATGTGCTCTCGCTTCTCGAGTTCCAGTCGGGCGCGACGGTGAATTTCGGTGCGTCCTGGGATGTCTTCCGCCACTCCAATCATCCGATCGAGTTGCACGGCACCGAGGGGTCGTTGCGCCTGCCCGATCCCGACACGTTCGGTGGAACGGTCTCGCTCTCCGAGCGCGGCGCCGAATGGAAGAATTTCGAAAGCGAAAACGAGCTGTATGGTGCCCCAAACTGGCCGTATAGCGCTCCCGACCGCGCCAACTATCGCATGCTGGGCGTTGCCGATCTCGTCCGCGCGCTTGGCGAGGGCAGGGCGCCACGCGCCTCCGGCGATCTGGCCCTTCATGTTCTCGAGATCATGGAAGCGGCCCTGGCATCCAGCGAGGCCAGGAGCGCGGTTGTGATCGCAGGCACACTCGCACAGCCGCCGCTGCTCGGGGACGATGAAGCCCGCAGCCTGCTTGCTTGA
- a CDS encoding sugar phosphate isomerase/epimerase, with amino-acid sequence MSIKDLKVGCQTFTWEMLGKNWNGGPDDLLEAIAAGGYAGIEITDTMIGRYADHPDDFAASLKKHGLTLVSFAMGSKSGFTLREEIENDLRTTQRWIDFAATFSGAFVSIGSATVVSEGSREAKFEIAAEFYNRAGELGKASGVDIAVHPSSHHNTLLFDRADYDRIFSLLDKNLVGWVPDTGHILRGHDDILDTLRTYQDRIRYLHLKDVDAEGKWAMLGKGVCDTPAVIDIVAAAPRFNGWLVLEEESDTAAADPVAAVRTNRETMRRYGA; translated from the coding sequence ATGAGTATCAAAGACCTGAAAGTCGGCTGCCAGACATTCACCTGGGAAATGCTCGGGAAAAACTGGAATGGCGGCCCGGACGATCTGCTGGAAGCCATTGCGGCGGGCGGCTACGCGGGCATCGAGATTACCGACACGATGATCGGTCGCTACGCGGATCATCCCGATGATTTCGCCGCGAGCCTGAAGAAACATGGCCTGACGCTCGTGTCTTTTGCGATGGGCTCCAAAAGCGGCTTCACCCTCAGGGAAGAGATCGAGAACGACCTCAGGACCACACAACGCTGGATCGATTTCGCGGCCACCTTTTCCGGCGCCTTCGTTTCGATCGGCTCTGCGACGGTGGTCTCCGAAGGATCGCGGGAGGCGAAATTCGAAATCGCCGCGGAATTCTACAATCGGGCGGGCGAACTGGGCAAAGCTTCCGGCGTGGATATCGCTGTGCATCCGAGCTCGCACCACAATACGCTGCTGTTCGACCGTGCCGATTATGACAGGATCTTCTCGCTTCTCGACAAGAACCTCGTCGGCTGGGTGCCGGATACCGGTCATATTCTGCGCGGTCACGACGATATTCTGGATACGCTGCGAACCTATCAGGACCGTATCCGCTATCTGCACCTCAAGGACGTCGATGCAGAGGGCAAATGGGCCATGCTTGGCAAAGGGGTCTGCGATACGCCCGCCGTGATCGACATCGTCGCTGCCGCGCCGCGCTTCAATGGCTGGCTGGTCTTGGAAGAGGAATCAGACACCGCCGCCGCCGATCCCGTGGCAGCCGTCCGGACGAACCGGGAAACGATGCGCCGCTACGGCGCCTGA
- a CDS encoding Gfo/Idh/MocA family oxidoreductase — MIRKEDRRLRVGVLGCGPIAQFAHLESCMKAGNADLYAICDAAPDLLARMGATYEPQKMYADYDAMLADPELEAVIIATSDAYHVPMSVKALDAGKHVLCEKPTGVTIEEGRALADAVKRSGKVLQVGHMKRFDPALEAARDFVRDDIGEIFALKAWYCDSTHRYTNTDAVQPLPITSKFARKPSGNPKADLRQYFMLAHGSHLVDTARFLCGEIVAVRARLLERAGAYCWFVETEFANGALGHLDLTVAVRMDWHEGFQLYGENGSVIAKTFNPWYFRASEVEIFHEKDATTRKPLGADGHFFRRQLEGLADTVLNGAPMRGADIEDGIASIRAMVAIARSVETGERVELATVTGSV; from the coding sequence ATGATCCGTAAGGAAGACCGTCGGCTGCGTGTGGGCGTGCTCGGCTGCGGCCCGATCGCGCAGTTCGCCCATCTCGAATCCTGCATGAAGGCTGGGAATGCCGACCTCTACGCCATCTGCGACGCAGCACCCGACCTGCTCGCGCGCATGGGCGCGACATACGAACCACAGAAGATGTACGCCGATTATGACGCGATGCTTGCCGATCCCGAGCTCGAAGCCGTCATCATCGCGACGTCGGACGCCTATCACGTGCCGATGTCGGTCAAGGCGCTCGATGCTGGAAAGCATGTGCTCTGCGAGAAACCGACCGGCGTGACGATCGAGGAGGGCCGCGCGCTCGCCGACGCCGTCAAGCGCTCCGGCAAAGTGCTGCAGGTCGGCCACATGAAGCGTTTCGACCCGGCGCTGGAGGCTGCCCGGGATTTCGTCCGTGACGACATCGGCGAGATCTTCGCGCTGAAAGCCTGGTACTGCGACTCCACCCACCGCTACACCAATACCGACGCGGTCCAGCCTTTGCCGATCACCAGCAAATTCGCCAGGAAACCCTCCGGAAATCCCAAGGCTGACCTGCGCCAGTATTTCATGCTGGCGCATGGCTCGCATCTCGTCGATACCGCCCGTTTCCTGTGTGGCGAGATCGTCGCGGTGCGAGCCCGCCTTCTTGAGCGTGCCGGCGCCTATTGCTGGTTCGTGGAAACCGAGTTCGCCAATGGCGCACTCGGTCATCTCGATCTGACGGTCGCGGTCCGCATGGACTGGCATGAGGGCTTCCAGCTCTATGGCGAAAACGGTTCGGTGATCGCCAAGACCTTCAATCCCTGGTACTTCAGGGCGAGCGAGGTCGAGATCTTCCACGAAAAGGACGCGACCACGCGCAAGCCACTAGGCGCCGACGGGCACTTCTTCCGCCGGCAACTGGAAGGGCTTGCCGATACCGTGCTGAACGGCGCGCCCATGCGCGGCGCCGATATAGAGGACGGCATCGCCTCCATCCGTGCCATGGTCGCCATCGCCCGCTCGGTCGAAACGGGCGAACGCGTCGAACTCGCAACCGTCACGGGATCGGTCTGA
- a CDS encoding sugar phosphate isomerase/epimerase, with protein MQLGIFAKTFPGTDPRQVLSAVRDCGFATTQFNLACVGLPSMPDAVAPETITAIRTASEETGISLAALSGTYNMAHPDKSVREKGLKQLGVVIETAAALQIPLVTLCTGSRNAQDQWMHHLDNALPSAWADMAAEMEKALELAERHDIDLGIEPEQANIVTSAADAVRLIGEMGSRRLRIVLDPANLFEQATPAEVSDIVDRAIDISAGYVAMAHAKDRYADGRFATAGQGIVDFPAFIDGLCVTGFDGALVTHGLTAEEAPAVARFLSDLIR; from the coding sequence ATGCAGCTTGGCATCTTTGCAAAGACCTTCCCCGGCACCGATCCTCGGCAGGTGCTCTCGGCCGTGCGTGACTGCGGATTTGCGACGACTCAGTTCAATCTCGCCTGCGTCGGTCTGCCGTCGATGCCGGATGCAGTGGCGCCGGAAACGATTACCGCGATCCGGACGGCATCTGAAGAGACCGGTATTTCACTCGCGGCACTTTCAGGCACCTATAACATGGCCCACCCGGACAAATCCGTGCGGGAAAAGGGGCTCAAACAGCTTGGGGTGGTGATCGAAACGGCAGCGGCCTTGCAGATTCCGCTTGTGACGCTTTGCACAGGCAGCCGCAATGCCCAGGATCAATGGATGCATCATCTGGACAATGCGCTTCCGTCTGCCTGGGCCGATATGGCTGCCGAAATGGAAAAAGCGCTGGAACTAGCCGAGCGGCACGACATCGATCTCGGCATCGAGCCGGAACAGGCAAACATCGTCACGTCCGCCGCTGATGCGGTACGACTGATCGGAGAGATGGGGTCGAGGCGCCTGCGCATCGTGCTCGATCCGGCAAACCTCTTCGAGCAGGCGACACCGGCCGAAGTGTCCGACATCGTCGACAGGGCAATCGATATCTCGGCCGGGTACGTGGCGATGGCCCATGCGAAGGATCGTTATGCCGATGGCCGCTTCGCGACAGCAGGTCAAGGTATCGTCGATTTCCCTGCCTTCATCGACGGCCTGTGCGTGACCGGTTTCGATGGTGCGCTCGTCACGCATGGTCTTACGGCAGAGGAAGCACCCGCCGTCGCCAGATTTCTTTCGGATCTGATCCGATGA
- a CDS encoding alpha/beta hydrolase: protein MKTHIAFRRDDADLSDYDCGTGKALLFQHGLGGNEVQVAQVLPEGLDWRRITTECRGHGSSTLGTPRPFSIAMFAADVIAAADEKGVDRFIAGGISMGAAIALHLAKTHPERVMGLILVRPAWSFARAPDNLTPIREIAALLRSHPPAEGQALFARSATAERLRVEAPDNLASLLGYFERPDAPDFADVLHDIASDGTGVSRADAARLAVPALILGNRQDAIHPLAVAQVMADALPNAHFLEVPAKAADAESHFAAVRTVIRQFLTTEFKHRSVAQP from the coding sequence ATGAAGACGCACATCGCCTTCAGACGAGACGATGCCGACCTTTCAGATTACGACTGCGGAACAGGCAAAGCCTTGCTTTTTCAACACGGGCTCGGAGGCAATGAGGTGCAGGTCGCACAGGTTCTCCCCGAAGGGCTCGACTGGCGGCGGATCACGACTGAGTGCCGCGGGCATGGGAGCTCGACGCTCGGCACGCCACGCCCCTTCTCGATTGCGATGTTTGCAGCCGACGTCATCGCCGCAGCAGATGAAAAGGGAGTAGACCGGTTCATCGCCGGCGGCATCTCCATGGGCGCAGCGATCGCACTGCATCTCGCAAAAACGCACCCCGAGCGCGTCATGGGCCTCATCCTGGTGCGCCCGGCCTGGTCGTTTGCCCGCGCCCCGGACAATCTCACGCCGATCCGCGAGATCGCTGCCTTGCTTCGATCTCATCCACCTGCCGAAGGCCAGGCGCTTTTTGCCAGGTCGGCGACAGCGGAACGTCTGCGGGTGGAAGCGCCGGACAATCTCGCTTCCCTGCTCGGTTATTTCGAGCGCCCGGATGCGCCTGATTTCGCCGACGTGCTTCATGACATCGCCTCGGATGGGACCGGCGTTTCGCGAGCAGACGCGGCAAGGCTCGCTGTTCCCGCTCTCATCCTCGGCAACCGGCAGGATGCCATTCACCCTCTCGCCGTCGCACAAGTGATGGCTGACGCGCTTCCAAATGCGCATTTCCTCGAAGTGCCGGCAAAGGCAGCGGATGCGGAATCTCATTTCGCCGCGGTCCGGACGGTGATCCGGCAATTCCTCACGACAGAATTCAAACATCGGAGCGTCGCTCAGCCATGA